tatttaaagcctacaagtgtccaagcacttatTGCTttgcctctacgagaaaaatactcacaaaatccataaaaatagaaaaattatagaaacttacagatctaaatCCTTTTTTTGTAAAAACAAATACAAAtatgtacatgcttcgcacgtagctctgataccactgttagaaattcgagccgtaaaaatcactttttgcgttgcgggaaccccgaagctagccacggatccgtgtgaagataaataaaattgtacatgtacatgtttgtctacactagatctaccttagatctacatgaaaaagaagtatacccttgtagcgattcccttcgcttatcctgctcgtccaaacggttgtcggatctcgtagagtatcaagtgtacactcctctacacgtatccacacggataaaaggtggagagaacaacttagagtgtgctagcacccttaagaAGTCtgggcaatggaggagaaggagagcaagagaaaagaggaagaggaagaagaagccttgaatgagaattcactcaccactaatgtggccgaccactaaatgagaggttttaaacctccatgtaataccaagagtcatggctcttggtctccctcatgaggtggcacacattgatgtagccttgatgatgtggaacaccatcattggtcgactcatgccaagtcaccatgacgtggtatttggtcaagtcaaatttgacccttcatcttccctctcaagtcaagtcaaacttgacctcttatctcccatgattgatcaaatctaacatttgattcaagtcaatttaatttaatgaatctttattcattggtttaaattgactcaatgaataataatctaaattagactcattcgacacatgaatcaaattgagtccaactcaattagtctaatttggattactctttattcaacttggttcatcacatgaacctaatcctcttggcccatcatatgaacctaatctccatctaattgccctttgtgtgtgaccctataggtttttgtaacgttggcaatgcttctaaacctatttagaaacataagtaatgagcagtatctagcaacacatcattactacccaagttacaagaatgttgagatccaacatcaccattgtgactactaattgtgactctcacaatatgtgacaatgtccttctatcctagacatctaaattgatcaattgaggcatagaccttgtcatcctctaatcaatctatatcttgaactccaagtagactcactctaattaaatgagctcaatatctcatattgactcatttgggcatggtcatgcacttagtggtctcactctatcaagaatcatgatgtcactcccgtcatataggagggatagatctcatctacatcactcacatccctccacataatttgttatatacccagtagttGCTTTTATAATCCactcatttacgggtgacgtttgacgaagccaaagtatgtaactccttatgtagggaaccatggtgacttcaggtccaaggactgatagtcatactaatagtcatatgagaaagtatatgacactcatataacaatccatgatactttctcatagtgggtcattcagtatacattctccaatgcatacccatgtgtcaacttgatatttaatatccatgacttgtgtgatcaagtcatcgagttgacctacatactagtcttagtgcattaacattgtcccttaatgttaatacttgactagaaatgattaggagtagtgttctttatatcatatcactatcaattcaaccaatcgattgatatagataagaaccttccactcaaggatgctattatacttagttatttggcacaaatacaagtaagtataataaccataagaaatacctttataaatataggaatatgatacatcgagtccatacaacaatcatcacatgatcagtTCTAGGATTTTCACTAATAGGGGGAGGGGGGAATTGTCTTGAAAAGACAAATATACCCTTCTCGAGAATTCGACTTTAATTAagacaaacactttaataaataaaaaaaatatattgcaTAAATTAAAAGAGGCTACCGATTTTTATTTGGTTATAACTGGGGAGGTTATTAATTTAAGACGTTGAAAGCactaataaaattttccttttgtcgTAGGCGGAGAAACTTCTTATAAGTGTTGAAAGCACAGAACAATGAAGACAGAAAAGAATGAGTTGAGTACAAGTATTGTGTTTTAATGAAAAAGACCaagactctatttatagcctactggtcGAAAATAGTCATTTGTTGACGTGGCAACTCCGGACGCCTGGACCTGCTTTGGGCGCCTTTAGCTGTACGCCTTATCTGCTTGCAACGACTACATAACAGTGCGGAGATAAAGTGTTATTCtggtccgagcgcttggaccaaCTCTAGGTGCCCAGAGTGTAGATGACGTGGACCCAACGATGATCCTCAACAATAGGGTTTCATCGAGGCGCCTGTTTGACACCAAAGTAGTCTGAGCGCCTATACTAGCTCCAAGTGCCAGACTCCGGACGCCTAGACATGGTCCAGGGGCCCGAACAAGGTCAACTCCACATTGACTTTGTCCGATCTTTCGCTtcagtcgcttgggtgatttttcgGCATCCAAAGTTAGAGTTCACCAGAACCCAAGTCCGGCGGCCTTCTCTCCTCACCagaaaattctataaggttattcctccaataatacttattatttaatcaTCGTATCTTACATGAACTGGCTACACGAACGAACTTATGATGGGGGCTATCTCGTTGGAGTTCTGTAGGCTAGCTAGTAGCTGCCGCTGACAACACTGAACCTTGCTGGCTGGAAGTGGATTGTAGGATCAATTCCCCCTTGCGTCACCTCCCTTCCCTTCTTGCCCATCCTCAACCTAGCCGGTAATCCCTTTGTACTGAGATCACCTTTTGCAGTATCCCAAAACCATCATTACCTAGGAGTGTTTCGATATGCTATATTGAACCTAAACCCCGTATATCATATATCGTCATGAAAAGTTTGGTTAAAAAATCATATCAATATCATACCGAATTTTTAGTATATCAAAATTTCTATAGcggttatattaaaattttagtatCGATATGATATATATGATTATTGACATTAAATCTTATACTAATATTGAAAATTTTAGTATGATATAATACcgtataaaattttttgaaatatcAATAATATCGATATGATTTAGTATATTTCGATATGTTAcctataatatattatatttttaattttatatcgaTAAAATAATTCTAACAGCATGGAAGATTTAAAAAGCATTGGAAGATTTACGGATAGCACCTTAGCCCAAAGCAAAGCAAAGCAATTGACAGCTCTCTGACATTCCTTTTCTTCCAAAGTCTATGTTCTTTATCATCGTCACCTGGCCCCACTTCAAAAGTCAGGTGCCCTGTGTCGGACCGCAACATGCACCTCCTGGCCTTCCGATCCTCGTTGTCATTGTATCTGGGCATCTTCTCGTCATGGACAGGCGGCGACTACTGCTCGATGTCATACGGCGTGAATTGTGATCCCAACATGTGGCCGATGTTAGCATGCATGGTGAGGACCCCGTCCTTGCGTGAACTGGCTCCATGAACGAACCCATGATGAGAGCTACCTCACCAGAGTTCTCTAGGCTAGTGGCTGACCGCTGACAACGCTGATCCTTGCCGACTGGAAGTAGATTGCATGATTGATTCCCCCTTGCATCACCTCCCTTCCCTTCTTGCTCATCCTCAACCTAGTCGTTAATCCCTTTGTACCAAGATCAGCTTTTGCAATATTCCAAAACTATCATTATCTAGGAATGATTCGGTATGCTATATTGAACCTAAACCCGTATACCATATATCATTATAAAAAAGTtcggttaaaaaaaattatatcaataTCATACCGAATTtttgatatatcaaaattttaaagggATTACATTAAAATTTTAGTATCGATATGGTATATACGAAATATTGATAGTAAATCTTATACTAATATTGAAAAATTTAGTGTAGTATAATAttgtataaaaaattttgatataccAATAATATCGATatgatttaatatattttatatgtaaCATctacattttaaattttatttccatTCTTAATCCAAATATTTTGATTGTGGGAAAGGCCATTGGAATTATATTGGTTGAGGCAGGATGGTTGGGGAGATTCTGAATGAATAGTgtagtattttgtttttttatttagaacttttaaaataattctaaagATTTAAAAAGTATTGGAAATGTCATTTACGATCGATAATCAGATCCGGTTAGACTCTATCCTTTCGGGCTTACTGGCACGGACAATAGCCTGTCCACACGGATCCGTATTACAACGAGTTCGTAAAGTCAGTTGCCGACCGACACCACCGTCATGTAGCTCCCCTCACCAATAGTCACTTCACACGTCGCACGGCAAACATTTGACAAGCCACTTGTCACTTCAGGCATTGGCCAAAACACCCTTCTTTCGGTGTCTCGAGTAATCTACGTGTCCCTTTCCGGCGACGCAGCTTCGCGACTCTTTTCGATGACCTTGCCATGCAAGTTAACTGTCTACCTACCAATTACCAACGCGGCCTGTCGTAATTGGAGAAGACTCTACGTTCCTTGGCCGCTCATCTTGCGGTCGCTGTAGGTGCCACTTTTATATTAACAAAATAACGCGGAAACTTCTCTCCGTACTTTACTTCTCCATGCAGGTTTGCATTCCTCTATATAAATCTCGCCTCCGAGGAGAATTAGAACTCAATACTAATTCAATCATTATTCCTTAAGCTTCCCGTTATTGAAAGTGAGATCTCGCGGCAATATGGCAGTAAGTTAACGGTTGCACTTTATTGTTTTCAATCCATGACTGTCAAATATATATCACAATATACGTTTGCATGAATTCAGATTATAGAGATGTGCGTGCATATGGACTGCTCTGGCTGTGAGAGCAAGATAAGGAAAGCTCTGCTAAAGCTCGAAGGTGAATATTATTTCTGTTCGACTtttgattatatattttttaaaatataaaattaaattaaattaaattaattattactgCAGGGGTGCATGACGTTGATGTGGACATGGCGCAACAGAAGGTGACTGTAACTGGGTGGGTGGAGCCGAAGAAGGCGCTGAAAGCGGTGAGGAAAACGGGGCGACGGGCGGTGCTGTGGCCTTATCCGATGAACGCCGACGAGGTGATGTACCAGCAGGTCTACAACGGGCCTGCAGCTCCGCCGGGCCACCGTAATTACCCGTTCATGTTAAATGCTGTTCCGAAGTCCTATAATTACCGGAAGCACGGCTACGACGACTCGAGCTTGTACGGGTACTACCGACGGCCGCCACACGGCGACATAATTGACGAGAAGGTCGTCACGATGTTTAGTGATGACAACCCTAATGCTTGT
This genomic stretch from Zingiber officinale cultivar Zhangliang chromosome 7A, Zo_v1.1, whole genome shotgun sequence harbors:
- the LOC121999854 gene encoding heavy metal-associated isoprenylated plant protein 28-like, whose protein sequence is MAIIEMCVHMDCSGCESKIRKALLKLEGVHDVDVDMAQQKVTVTGWVEPKKALKAVRKTGRRAVLWPYPMNADEVMYQQVYNGPAAPPGHRNYPFMLNAVPKSYNYRKHGYDDSSLYGYYRRPPHGDIIDEKVVTMFSDDNPNACSIM